The proteins below come from a single Clupea harengus chromosome 21, Ch_v2.0.2, whole genome shotgun sequence genomic window:
- the LOC105896512 gene encoding coagulation factor VII-like: MLHLQAFYLTLLLTTLCYCYPVSVFLEADVAHEVLQRSRRANSGWFEELKMGDLERECLEELCSYEEAREVFEHTETTNEFWHKYNVVDHCLSSPCANDGSCTTRLESYTCLCLPGFSGRNCEQEYKAIPETCLYDNGGCEHFCQEKEGQRYCSCADGYFLGANGEKCFTQEDIPCGKAPLDPSVSLGGSLDPRARIVGGSVCPKGHCPWQVLLVYGQRAFCGGVIYTPTWILTAAHCLENLQLKHLKIIAGEHDRDVDEGTEQTIMVKQMISHPNYVPVTADNDIALLRLHHPIVLTSHAVPVCLPTRALAERELWAIHFHTVSGWGRRSEGGPTSTILRRLKVPRIRTQECVENSNVSLTLNMFCAGYIEGQEDSCKGDSGGPLVTHYRNTTFLLGIVSWGKGCARPGNYGIYTRVSNYLEWVQEHTSVLGFNTTMK; this comes from the exons ATGTTGCATCTGCAAGCATTCTATCTAACATTATTGTTAACAACACTTTGCTATTGCTACCCAGTTTCAG TGTTCTTGGAGGCTGATGTAGCCCATGAGGTTCTCCAGCGCAGTCGGAGGGCCAACTCAGGCTGGTTTGAGGAGTTAAAGATGGGAGACCTGGAGAGGGAATGTCTAGAGGAGCTGTGCTCCTATGAGGAGGCGCGGGAGGTGTTTGAGCACACTGAAACTACG AATGAATTTTGGCATAAATATAATG TTGTAGATCACTGCCTATCCAGTCCCTGTGCCAACGATGGGAGCTGCACAACCCGTCTGGAGTCCTACACCTGCCTTTGCCTCCCTGGATTCAGTGGGCGAAACTGTGAGCAAG AATACAAAGCCATCCCTGAGACCTGTCTTTATGATAATGGTGGATGTGAGCATTTCTGTCAGGAGAAGGAGGGTCAACGCTATTGTTCATGTGCCGATGGTTACTTCTTAGGAGCTAATGGAGAGAAATGTTTCACTCAGG AGGACATCCCGTGTGGTAAGGCTCCTCTGGACCCTTCTGTGAGTCTCGGTGGATCGTTGGATCCTCGGGCTAGGATTGTGGGAGGGTCTGTATGCCCTAAAGGTCACTGTCCATGGCAG GTCCTGCTGGTATATGGACAGAGGGCTTTCTGTGGGGGAGTAATATATACGCCCACCTGGATCTTGACTGCTGCACACTGTTTGGAGAACCTACAATTGAAACACCTGAAAATAATTGCAG GCGAACATGATCGTGATGTGGATGAAGGCACGGAGCAGACCATCATGGTGAAGCAGATGATTTCACATCCCAATTATGTGCCCGTGACAGCAGATAATGACATCGCCCTCCTGCGTCTCCATCATCCTATTGTGCTCACCTCTCACGCTGTACCTGTTTGCCTACCAACACGTGCCCTTGCGGAACGTGAGCTCTGGGCCATCCACTTCCACACAGTTAGTGGATGGGGACGCCGCAGTGAAGGTGGACCTACGTCCACTATCCTCAGACGACTGAAGGTGCCACGTATCCGAACACAGGAATGTGTCGAGAACAGCAATGTGTCACTCACTTTGAATATGTTTTGTGCTGGATACATTGAGGGCCAAGAGGACTCGTGCAAAGGGGACAGTGGCGGTCCTCTGGTCACTCATTATCGTAACACAACATTTCTATTGGGAATTGTGAGCTGGGGAAAGGGTTGTGCTCGACCAGGGAATTATGGTATTTACACTCGGGTGTC